In one Asterias amurensis chromosome 9, ASM3211899v1 genomic region, the following are encoded:
- the LOC139941521 gene encoding cilia- and flagella-associated protein 161-like, which translates to MSTRTYNPSVRVGNWNEDICLEEDMLKDFLETRDRGELAIQQASKLREMILKQTDLSVTIDGFLHFGDRVMLRNEADANQIKTQPGVEPRQANTLAVNMSEMKMNSSVQFEGTCNISGSRVLTPCARNTFVILPVEAGIAEGTPLRYGQHFCLCTLPGIAGNLKLRSDIATFQQSAKKTRKQLVTFEECSTYLIQWRILHFDPQLRMETEGLPVPANQKIIFNHCKTNQDLCVISDATVRTPFGREYEIVAYTDLDSHRAEKDVNHWIIQTGHPPEPTGPAATLPLGVQQ; encoded by the exons atgagtaCCAGAACGTATAATCCGTCCGTTAGAGTTGGCAACTGGAATGAAGACATTTGTCTGGAGGAG GACATGCTGAAGGATTTTCTGGAGACACGAGATAGAGGAGAGTTGGCCATACAGCAGGCATCAAAACTCAGAGAAATGATTTTAAAACAG ACTGACTTATCTGTCACCATAGATGGTTTCCTACACTTTGGCGACCGTGTGATGCTTCGTAACGAGGCCGATGCCAACCAGATCAAAACCCAGCCTGGCGTCGAGCCGCGCCAAGCCAACACGCTAGCCGTTAACATGTCAGAGATGAAGATGAACAGTTCTGTACAGTTCGAAGGCACCTGTAACATTAGTGGAAGTAGAGTTCTGACACCGTGTGCAAGGAacacatttgttattttacc TGTTGAGGCTGGAATTGCCGAGGGCACACCACTTCGCTATGGTCAACACTTCTGTCTCTGCACACTGCCTGGTATAGCTGGAAAT TTGAAATTGAGGAGTGACATTGCCACATTCCAGCAATCAGCCAAGAAGACCCGTAAGCAGCTCGTCACATTTGAAGAATGCTCTACATATTTGATTCAATGGAGAATCCTTCACTTTGACCCTCAGCTTCGAATGGAGACAGAAGGACTTCCTGTACCA GCTAACCAGAAAATCATCTTCAACCACTGCAAGACCAACCAAGACTTGTGTGTTATAAGCGATGCTACTGTAAG GACACCTTTTGGCCGTGAATATGAGATCGTGGCCTACACGGACTTGGACTCTCACCGCGCCGAGAAAGACGTCAACCACTGGATCATCCAGACTGGTCACCCACCAGAGCCAACAGGCCCTGCAGCTACGTTACCGTTGGGTGTCCAACAATGA